The Dendropsophus ebraccatus isolate aDenEbr1 chromosome 3, aDenEbr1.pat, whole genome shotgun sequence genomic interval aaaagttgttttttaggacaaaaactgcatcaactgccgaacagaccccaggacagatcttggattaaaagcagctatccaaaggtataagcagtttgggggagggggaagattgtgggtacagagtcgctttaactttcaAATTGTTCACATTTTATCATTTGTAAATACAATAGTtagatatagtgtatatgtagtgtattcTTAGCCCCTTTTGATCTGTCTGTATTTTGATTTGTGTCTAGAGTCtatgcctatgttcacacacacagtattttcggCAGTCTTTTTTCAATCAAAATCAAAAGTTGAATTatcagggcaaaattataatggaaatatatatatttgcacagTCTGTGTTTTTTCAACCCACTGCAAATACCAATGATCAAAAgtctgacggaaatactatgtatgaacatagcctatggctgtatccatgttttcccggacccctagggctgcatccaacttcttcagccaccggtattcaaatgctgagcaatCTGACTCAAGCCTGCTCGAGTCgccctcatctctaatctctctatactaacataatatTTCAGTATATAATgataaatataatagtactgtttGAATATCTTCCAAGCAGCCTAGTGTTAACCACCATGCTGAGGAGATGGCACAACAATAATTGAAATgtattttctttgttttgtttttttccagtgTACACTTTGATCAAGGATGTTTCTTATTACACTAAAGTGTACCTTACCGGTCAATGGTTGACCGCCTTTGTACCATCCATTCACACTGTGGTGGTAATTTTGGCTCTGCCGCTAAATCTAATGGCAATAGTAATGTTTTTACTTAAGATAAAAATCAAGACGCCGGCAGTAGTGTATATGCTGAACTTGGCGACAGCTGATGTGTTATTTGTTGCTGTGTTGCCCTTTCACATTGTCTATAGATTCAGTGGGAACAACTGGCAAATTGGAGAAGAAATGTGCCGATTAACCATAGCGGCATTTTACTGCAATATGTACTGCTCCATCCTGCTCATGACAAGTATGAGTGTGGACAGATACATGGCTGTGGTGTTTCCAATGCACTCTCGTACTTGGCGAACAAAGAAGCGTGCTTGGCTGGTGTGTGTTGTCATCTGGATAGTATCCATAGCTAGCACTGTGCCGCTTCTGGTCACTAAGCAGACTCTTCACATTTGGTCCCTGGACATCACAACCTGCCATGACTTGCTGGAATTAGTAGACCAACAGGGCTTCTACATGTACTATTTCACAGCCTTTTCTtccattttcttcttctttccattAATTGTTACAATCTTCTGTTACACTGGAATAATCCGATCCTTAAGTAAAAGCCCAGAGGTCATTGACAATTACTCTAAGAAGACAAGAGCTATTTTCTTAACCATTATAGTCCTTTGTGTGTTCATTATCTGCTTTGGTCCAACCAATATCATCTTTCTAATGCATTATCTGCACTTCCTTAGTGGACATTCTGAGTCTCTTTATTTTGCCTACATTCTGTGTGCTTGTATAAGTAGCATAAGTAGTTGTCTTGATCCTTTAATGTATTACTATGCATCAGCAAGGTGTCGGAAGTATGTTTATAGTCTCTTAAGCTGTAGGAAGTCTGAAAAACTACAAATCACACCCCAGCTCTATGCTTTCAAACAATTGAGTACAGAAGGTACCAAGTTGAGTAAAtgaagtttaaggctatgttcacaggtttgtttgtttttcagctCTTTTTAAAAGtctaaataacggacgtcatttagcccTCTAGCCTTcccttgcaatgacggctgttggtacattagtctagtttggggttactaattggcctttgggtttgccttaattgaaaagtccattgaatttaaagcgactctgtacccacaatctgacacccccccccccaaaccgcttgtaccttcggatagctacttttaatccaagatctatcctggggtccgtttggcaggtgatgcagttattgtcctaaaaaacaacttttaaacctgcagccctgtgcccaacgggcgtagcctagattgtgtatgcattaagctggcacaacctctgtccgtCCCCCCcttccgccctcctcatcattaggaatgctccaggcagattgcctactattcatcagctgtgtcggcccggcacatgggcttcatcgttaaggcacctgtgcaatgttcagacaggagtaaatgttccagtggcattcctaatgatgaagagggtggggaggagggacagaggggtggtgcaaagttagggcacagatattctaagccacgcccattgggcatggggctgcacgtttaaaac includes:
- the LOC138787351 gene encoding proteinase-activated receptor 1-like isoform X2; protein product: MDIVDFSNNSSYNEQGYFTEINYTFTGFLNPHGIYVKDFYDNSFAPVKIYWNDNDTMYTLIKDVSYYTKVYLTGQWLTAFVPSIHTVVVILALPLNLMAIVMFLLKIKIKTPAVVYMLNLATADVLFVAVLPFHIVYRFSGNNWQIGEEMCRLTIAAFYCNMYCSILLMTSMSVDRYMAVVFPMHSRTWRTKKRAWLVCVVIWIVSIASTVPLLVTKQTLHIWSLDITTCHDLLELVDQQGFYMYYFTAFSSIFFFFPLIVTIFCYTGIIRSLSKSPEVIDNYSKKTRAIFLTIIVLCVFIICFGPTNIIFLMHYLHFLSGHSESLYFAYILCACISSISSCLDPLMYYYASARCRKYVYSLLSCRKSEKLQITPQLYAFKQLSTEGTKLSK
- the LOC138787351 gene encoding proteinase-activated receptor 1-like isoform X1, whose product is MKSIAQLLPSILGAFSILCTVLCDLPSPDTTLSMDIVDFSNNSSYNEQGYFTEINYTFTGFLNPHGIYVKDFYDNSFAPVKIYWNDNDTMYTLIKDVSYYTKVYLTGQWLTAFVPSIHTVVVILALPLNLMAIVMFLLKIKIKTPAVVYMLNLATADVLFVAVLPFHIVYRFSGNNWQIGEEMCRLTIAAFYCNMYCSILLMTSMSVDRYMAVVFPMHSRTWRTKKRAWLVCVVIWIVSIASTVPLLVTKQTLHIWSLDITTCHDLLELVDQQGFYMYYFTAFSSIFFFFPLIVTIFCYTGIIRSLSKSPEVIDNYSKKTRAIFLTIIVLCVFIICFGPTNIIFLMHYLHFLSGHSESLYFAYILCACISSISSCLDPLMYYYASARCRKYVYSLLSCRKSEKLQITPQLYAFKQLSTEGTKLSK